Proteins encoded within one genomic window of bacterium:
- the bamA gene encoding outer membrane protein assembly factor BamA, translated as MFSKILVLLLASQTLLVKDVKIENINWWDQQTIINALGIKKGQSISPTSIRSVLKKAYLTDYFDDLYIKATAEGQKADVLVKIRENPKLKEIAFEGLKSLKPSKIKDTLGIKENIPVSDATLFRIKSFILEEYKNKGYYGTEVNTILSEPDEKGHVKISVSVKEGQKARIKEIIFHGNVHFSSNRLKRVMKTKEKKFIIFTGKLNEEKFKEDLNRLKTFYLNNGFPEARIDSFKNEAKEKDLFVHIYITEGKKYYFGDISIEGNEFFPVEELLKRVKIKKGTIYSQKNIDKSIEELTSIYGDSGFLYVNITPFQEGVRDSSIDIKFYIFEGPRIKIRKIDIVGNTKTHDEVIRRELDVFPGEYFSREKLIKSQRDLYYMNFFENVEVNFTPTNDSNLVDLVFKVSEKYTGNVGLGATYSQLDGLSFYFQIQQPNFRGKGEIVNFLVEYGFKKRNFQISFTEPWLFGKKQQAGFSLYSLTTYYPQYTVQRNGGNISYGKRLFNDYWKIFTQYTLEKTNVYDIDSILLTHPYYSYWAQKGWQWSSAINYNLSFDNRDRFFNATNGNIFSYRGELSGGPLRGDIHFIKQEFEFSKLFPVSKSFISAASLKTGYIRGISHPDSVPFYERFFLGDVGTYGLRGYEANSVGPIENGVNIGGRIYFIFTFEQRYRINDNMYLLAFFDAGNSFKNVNTLRPFIVKKSVGVGIRMEIPLMGVIGFDFAYGIDSKKWMPHIQVGTSF; from the coding sequence TTGTTTTCCAAAATCCTCGTCTTGCTACTGGCAAGCCAAACTTTATTAGTAAAAGATGTAAAGATAGAAAATATCAACTGGTGGGACCAACAGACGATAATCAACGCTTTGGGTATTAAGAAGGGACAAAGTATATCGCCTACTTCCATAAGGTCCGTCCTTAAAAAAGCGTATCTAACCGATTATTTTGACGATCTTTACATAAAAGCGACAGCGGAGGGCCAAAAAGCAGACGTCCTGGTGAAAATTAGAGAAAACCCAAAATTAAAAGAAATTGCCTTCGAGGGTTTAAAATCTTTGAAACCCTCAAAAATAAAAGACACCCTCGGAATAAAGGAGAACATTCCTGTTAGCGATGCCACTCTTTTTAGGATAAAGAGCTTCATTCTCGAAGAATACAAAAACAAAGGATACTACGGAACCGAGGTAAATACGATTCTTTCCGAACCCGACGAAAAGGGCCACGTGAAGATATCAGTCAGTGTAAAAGAAGGTCAGAAAGCAAGAATTAAGGAGATTATATTCCATGGGAACGTCCATTTCTCTTCAAACAGACTTAAAAGAGTGATGAAAACTAAAGAGAAAAAGTTTATTATTTTCACAGGCAAACTCAACGAAGAGAAATTCAAAGAAGATTTGAATAGACTTAAAACCTTCTATTTGAACAACGGTTTTCCCGAAGCAAGAATTGACTCATTTAAAAATGAAGCCAAGGAAAAAGACCTTTTTGTCCACATTTATATTACAGAAGGCAAAAAATATTACTTCGGCGACATCTCCATTGAGGGCAACGAATTCTTTCCGGTGGAAGAGCTTTTGAAAAGGGTAAAAATTAAAAAAGGAACAATTTACTCTCAGAAAAACATAGATAAGTCTATTGAAGAACTCACATCAATATACGGGGATTCTGGTTTTCTTTACGTTAATATCACACCCTTCCAGGAAGGAGTTAGAGACTCAAGCATTGACATTAAATTTTATATTTTTGAAGGCCCAAGAATCAAAATAAGAAAAATTGACATTGTTGGAAACACAAAAACCCACGATGAGGTAATAAGAAGGGAACTCGATGTGTTTCCCGGCGAGTATTTTTCAAGGGAAAAGCTAATTAAAAGCCAGCGTGACCTCTATTACATGAATTTCTTTGAAAACGTTGAAGTTAACTTTACGCCCACAAACGATTCAAACTTAGTCGATTTGGTCTTTAAGGTTTCAGAAAAATATACGGGAAACGTGGGGCTGGGAGCTACCTATTCTCAGCTTGACGGACTTTCTTTCTATTTCCAGATTCAGCAGCCCAACTTTAGAGGAAAAGGGGAAATCGTTAACTTCTTAGTAGAATATGGCTTCAAAAAAAGGAATTTCCAGATCAGTTTTACTGAACCGTGGCTATTTGGAAAGAAACAGCAAGCAGGCTTCAGTTTATACTCCCTTACCACATATTATCCTCAATACACCGTACAGCGAAACGGAGGTAATATCAGCTACGGCAAAAGGCTTTTCAACGATTACTGGAAAATTTTTACCCAATACACTTTGGAAAAAACTAATGTCTACGATATCGATAGTATTCTCTTAACTCATCCCTACTATTCATACTGGGCGCAAAAAGGCTGGCAATGGTCTTCCGCTATAAACTACAATCTTTCTTTTGACAATAGGGACAGATTCTTTAACGCAACAAATGGCAATATATTCTCTTACCGTGGAGAGCTCTCGGGTGGACCGCTCAGAGGAGACATCCACTTCATCAAACAAGAATTTGAATTTTCAAAGCTTTTCCCTGTAAGCAAATCCTTTATCTCAGCAGCCTCATTAAAGACGGGGTACATCCGGGGCATTTCTCACCCTGATTCTGTGCCTTTTTACGAGAGGTTTTTCCTGGGTGATGTTGGGACGTATGGACTGAGAGGATATGAGGCAAATAGCGTTGGACCAATTGAAAATGGAGTTAACATCGGTGGAAGAATCTACTTCATCTTTACCTTTGAGCAAAGATACAGGATAAATGACAACATGTATCTTTTGGCATTCTTTGATGCAGGTAATTCTTTCAAGAATGTGAACACTTTAAGGCCTTTTATCGTCAAAAAAAGTGTAGGAGTTGGAATAAGGATGGAAATCCCACTGATGGGTGTGATTGGATTTGATTTTGCATATGGAATAGACTCAAAGAAATGGATGCCCCACATACAGGTTGGAACGTCATTCTGA
- a CDS encoding ATP-dependent Clp protease ATP-binding subunit produces MNLPYYNDFTASLKKVVERAKEEASKEGISSTVNLEHLILGILSTQDGSAYAFLEEEGVSYERFKRSLERLKSPRLFLEHPISAKEIRFSAKCLKAFELAKDEALKLHKQYIGTEHLLLGILRIEEDITYRILVIDFNITYEVILDKILRSSREGEKIGLRSNKLKNLETYSTDLTKLAKEGKLDPVIGREREIERVLQILARRKKNNPVLIGEPGVGKTAIVEGIAQRIAQDQVPDSLLAKRILQLDLTAIVAGTKYRGQFEERLKAIVDEAKESPDVILFLDELHTVVGAGAAEGSLDASNILKPPLARGQIQIIGATTLEDYRKYIERDGALERRFQPVFVEPPTVEETIEILYGLKEKYESFHGVKYTDDAIEAAAKLSDRYITDRYLPDKAIDVLDEAGAKVKLKTQENDEILEELKKDLENVKRAKELAKEKQDFETASLLKEREDHLKEQIAERKRKLRSRGEPLLVTKDNIAEIISLWTGIPVTRLAESEMEKLLKMEEEMRKRIIGQDDAISALAKAIRRSRAGIKDPRRPIGSFIFLGPTGVGKTETAKVLAEFLFNDRDAVIEINMSEYMEKFNVSKLIGAPPGYIGYEEGGQLTEKVRRKPYSVILFDEFEKADPEVFHILLQIMEEGVLTDSFGRRVSFRNSIIILTSNIGTKSLSKNKMLGFKTEDFNKTFEETKEFLLQELKNAIPPELYNRVDEIIIFKPLTRDDLLKIVDLQLADLQARIKELNLKIELTPEAKEFLIDKGYEPEFGARPLRRTIRKYIEEPLSELILGKHLSEGAFVRILRKGEQLDFEVIQPEPAKKGG; encoded by the coding sequence ATGAATTTACCCTATTATAACGATTTTACCGCCAGTCTCAAGAAAGTAGTTGAAAGAGCAAAAGAAGAGGCTTCAAAGGAAGGGATTAGTTCTACTGTTAATCTTGAACACTTAATTCTTGGGATTTTAAGCACCCAAGATGGAAGTGCCTACGCTTTCTTAGAAGAAGAAGGCGTTTCCTACGAACGTTTTAAACGGTCTCTCGAAAGATTAAAGTCACCGAGGCTTTTTCTTGAACACCCCATTAGTGCTAAGGAGATAAGATTCAGCGCAAAATGTCTAAAAGCCTTCGAACTTGCGAAGGATGAGGCCCTTAAATTACACAAGCAATACATTGGAACAGAGCACCTTTTACTCGGGATATTAAGAATTGAAGAGGACATAACCTATAGAATTTTAGTTATTGATTTTAATATTACTTACGAAGTAATCCTTGACAAGATTTTGAGAAGCTCTCGCGAAGGCGAAAAAATCGGTCTCAGAAGCAACAAGTTAAAAAATCTTGAAACCTACTCCACTGACCTAACAAAATTAGCAAAAGAAGGTAAACTTGACCCGGTTATTGGTCGAGAACGGGAAATTGAGCGTGTATTGCAAATTCTTGCCAGAAGAAAAAAGAACAATCCAGTATTGATTGGGGAACCAGGGGTCGGTAAAACAGCAATAGTTGAAGGAATTGCTCAAAGAATTGCACAGGACCAAGTTCCTGACTCATTACTTGCTAAAAGAATTCTCCAATTGGACCTTACCGCAATCGTAGCAGGTACAAAATACAGGGGACAATTTGAGGAAAGGCTTAAAGCCATAGTGGACGAAGCCAAAGAATCTCCCGACGTGATTCTTTTCTTAGATGAACTTCATACAGTTGTAGGTGCGGGAGCAGCAGAAGGTTCCCTTGACGCTTCCAACATCCTTAAACCACCCCTTGCAAGAGGTCAGATTCAAATAATTGGAGCAACCACCTTGGAAGATTACAGGAAATACATAGAAAGAGATGGGGCTCTCGAGAGAAGATTCCAGCCTGTATTTGTAGAACCTCCTACAGTGGAAGAGACCATTGAAATACTCTATGGTCTCAAAGAAAAATACGAATCTTTTCACGGTGTCAAATATACTGATGACGCGATTGAAGCGGCAGCAAAACTTTCAGACAGATACATTACAGACCGCTACCTACCTGACAAGGCCATTGACGTCCTTGACGAGGCAGGTGCTAAAGTTAAATTAAAAACTCAAGAAAACGACGAAATTCTTGAGGAACTTAAGAAAGACTTAGAAAATGTGAAACGGGCGAAAGAGCTCGCGAAAGAAAAACAAGATTTTGAAACTGCTTCTTTATTAAAAGAAAGGGAGGACCACTTAAAAGAACAAATAGCGGAAAGAAAAAGAAAATTAAGAAGTAGAGGCGAACCCCTTTTAGTAACAAAGGACAATATTGCGGAAATCATCTCGTTATGGACGGGAATTCCAGTAACAAGACTTGCCGAAAGCGAAATGGAAAAACTCTTAAAGATGGAAGAGGAGATGAGAAAAAGGATAATAGGACAGGATGATGCCATTTCTGCTCTTGCAAAAGCTATAAGAAGGTCTCGAGCAGGCATTAAAGACCCGAGAAGGCCAATTGGCTCCTTTATTTTCCTCGGACCAACAGGTGTAGGAAAAACGGAGACAGCGAAAGTTCTTGCTGAATTTCTCTTCAATGACAGGGATGCGGTTATAGAGATCAACATGTCAGAATACATGGAAAAGTTCAATGTCAGCAAATTAATTGGTGCTCCGCCCGGATACATCGGATACGAAGAAGGTGGCCAGCTCACTGAAAAAGTAAGGAGAAAACCTTACTCCGTTATCCTTTTTGACGAATTTGAAAAGGCTGATCCAGAGGTATTTCATATTCTTCTCCAAATAATGGAAGAGGGTGTTCTCACCGATAGCTTTGGCAGAAGAGTAAGTTTTAGAAACTCAATAATAATATTAACCTCAAACATCGGTACTAAAAGCCTCAGCAAAAACAAAATGCTCGGATTCAAAACAGAGGACTTTAACAAAACCTTTGAAGAAACTAAAGAATTTCTTCTTCAGGAACTAAAAAATGCCATACCGCCAGAGCTGTACAATCGTGTTGATGAAATTATCATTTTTAAACCACTTACAAGAGATGATTTGCTAAAAATTGTGGATCTTCAGCTCGCAGACCTTCAAGCAAGGATTAAAGAGCTTAACCTTAAAATTGAACTGACCCCCGAAGCAAAGGAATTTCTCATTGATAAGGGTTACGAACCCGAGTTCGGTGCACGTCCTCTAAGAAGAACAATAAGAAAGTACATAGAAGAACCCCTATCAGAACTTATCCTTGGCAAACACTTAAGTGAAGGTGCCTTTGTCAGGATTTTAAGAAAAGGAGAACAACTTGATTTTGAGGTAATTCAACCTGAACCCGCTAAAAAGGGAGGTTAA
- a CDS encoding tetratricopeptide repeat protein: MAKQVKKVHKEELRHDPVREAILSTIAFFRKITKFKYFWYGLYGLGGILAVLIAVVLYKNATKPRISTEADFMLLQTIVYISQQDTTKVPLLLQELTTKYRTTTSGQRAYYYGGLYYQKMGDIKKAFEYYKKFLNSSVEDKLLRTFTYANLSDIYVDMKKFNRALKYIEKAEKSAPSEPLKAYYYYKMARIYFVKGDIKKSKETLEAFTKKFPKSSLTQTVNEELLFLKGMLGEVD; the protein is encoded by the coding sequence ATGGCAAAACAAGTTAAAAAAGTACACAAAGAGGAGTTGAGGCACGACCCGGTTAGAGAAGCTATACTTTCAACAATCGCATTTTTTAGGAAAATCACAAAATTTAAATATTTCTGGTATGGACTTTATGGACTGGGAGGCATTTTAGCCGTCTTAATTGCTGTAGTTTTATACAAAAACGCAACAAAACCAAGGATATCAACAGAAGCTGACTTTATGCTCCTTCAGACAATTGTCTACATTTCTCAACAAGACACAACAAAGGTGCCCCTACTCCTCCAGGAGCTCACCACTAAATACAGAACTACAACTTCCGGGCAAAGGGCATACTATTACGGTGGTCTGTACTACCAGAAGATGGGTGACATAAAAAAGGCTTTTGAATACTATAAAAAATTTTTAAATTCTTCCGTTGAGGACAAATTACTTCGAACATTCACCTATGCAAACCTGTCAGATATATATGTAGACATGAAAAAATTTAACAGAGCCTTAAAATACATTGAGAAGGCCGAAAAAAGTGCTCCCTCAGAACCCCTAAAAGCTTACTATTATTATAAAATGGCAAGAATTTATTTCGTAAAGGGCGACATCAAAAAATCCAAAGAAACTCTTGAGGCCTTTACTAAAAAATTCCCAAAATCCTCCCTTACCCAAACCGTTAATGAAGAATTACTTTTCCTTAAAGGGATGCTTGGGGAGGTGGATTGA